Proteins encoded together in one Terriglobia bacterium window:
- a CDS encoding cation:proton antiporter subunit C, with protein MIATHWPYGIAAWLFIVGLYGIVTSRNYVHLIMCIAVLQSSTYVLLVTIGYRSGATSPIYANISPDTPAVDPIVQALMLTDIVVEAVVMALLLALAMQIHQRAGSLDPDKIRFLRW; from the coding sequence ATGATCGCTACACACTGGCCATATGGCATTGCCGCATGGCTCTTCATCGTGGGTCTCTACGGTATCGTCACCAGCAGGAATTATGTGCACCTGATCATGTGCATCGCCGTGCTGCAGTCCTCGACTTATGTACTTCTCGTCACGATCGGATATCGGAGCGGCGCGACATCGCCGATATACGCCAACATCTCTCCGGACACGCCGGCGGTGGATCCGATTGTTCAGGCGCTGATGTTGACCGATATTGTCGTTGAAGCCGTGGTGATGGCGCTGCTGCTCGCCCTGGCGATGCAGATCCATCAGCGGGCCGGCTCGCTGGACCCCGACAAAATCCGCTTTTTAAGATGGTGA
- a CDS encoding MnhB domain-containing protein, translating to MSRRVRIFLFLPLAAAFLILLLAAMEGIPAIGHYRGPYGDVLNAITVKERHTTGVVSAVNFDYRGFDTLGEESILFVSVIGATLLLRQRPDEIKDTNESEQDEGARKVPEPSDAVRLLSLALAAPAVLFGIYVVTHGQLTPGGGFQGGVVLATVPLLVYVAGDLEIFKKVAPAMLGELAESAGVGGYILIGVAGLIWGKSFLENVVPLGPADPKVYSGGTIPLISLATGMAVAGGFVLLLISFLEETLELRLKTKRRGK from the coding sequence ATGAGCCGGCGGGTTCGAATCTTTTTATTCCTTCCTCTGGCCGCAGCGTTTTTGATCCTGCTTCTGGCCGCAATGGAGGGAATACCTGCCATCGGACATTATAGAGGTCCGTATGGCGATGTCCTGAATGCCATCACCGTCAAAGAACGGCACACCACCGGCGTCGTTTCTGCCGTGAATTTCGATTATCGCGGGTTCGACACTCTTGGCGAAGAATCCATCCTTTTTGTATCTGTTATCGGCGCGACTCTTCTGTTGCGCCAGCGGCCCGACGAGATCAAAGACACGAATGAGAGCGAACAGGATGAGGGCGCCCGGAAAGTTCCGGAACCGAGCGATGCCGTCCGGCTCCTGAGTCTTGCGCTTGCAGCGCCCGCGGTTCTGTTTGGAATTTACGTCGTGACTCATGGGCAACTCACCCCGGGCGGAGGATTCCAGGGAGGAGTCGTTCTTGCGACGGTTCCACTGCTGGTCTATGTTGCCGGCGATCTGGAAATATTCAAGAAAGTCGCGCCTGCAATGCTTGGCGAACTTGCGGAATCGGCCGGCGTCGGCGGTTACATCCTGATTGGCGTGGCAGGCCTGATCTGGGGCAAATCCTTTCTTGAAAACGTTGTTCCCCTCGGCCCGGCCGACCCGAAGGTTTACTCCGGGGGCACCATACCGCTGATCAGCCTCGCGACGGGGATGGCGGTAGCGGGCGGTTTTGTGCTTCTGCTCATTTCGTTTCTGGAAGAGACGCTCGAGCTCCGATTGAAAACGAAGAGGAGGGGCAAATGA
- a CDS encoding DUF4040 domain-containing protein, with protein MDGLQTLVLILAGIGGTAVVLTRRPVDQVIGLSFYGLILALMFFVFQAPDVALSQIAIGAVALPLMVMLTLAKFRRDRE; from the coding sequence ATGGATGGGCTGCAAACACTCGTTCTGATTCTGGCGGGTATCGGCGGAACCGCCGTCGTGTTGACGCGGCGTCCGGTCGATCAAGTGATCGGGCTCAGCTTTTATGGGTTGATCCTTGCCCTGATGTTCTTTGTGTTTCAGGCCCCGGACGTTGCTCTTTCTCAAATTGCGATCGGCGCGGTCGCGCTGCCTCTCATGGTGATGCTCACGCTCGCCAAATTCCGGCGGGATCGGGAATGA